Proteins encoded by one window of Pseudomonas sp. LS44:
- a CDS encoding DUF3325 domain-containing protein has product MDMSLAIGLGAALSFAGMAGLCLGMDRHHQQVWARKAPRRQRALRLAGWLLLALALWPCLQVWGSAVGPVVWCGLLSAAALSLALLLPYGPRPVAGLAALATFAVVPLLFTL; this is encoded by the coding sequence ATGGACATGAGCCTCGCGATTGGCCTCGGCGCCGCTCTCAGCTTTGCCGGCATGGCCGGCCTGTGCCTGGGCATGGACCGCCATCACCAGCAGGTCTGGGCGCGTAAAGCGCCGCGCCGCCAACGCGCGCTGCGTCTGGCCGGCTGGCTGCTACTGGCGCTGGCGCTGTGGCCGTGTCTACAGGTATGGGGCAGCGCGGTCGGCCCGGTGGTCTGGTGCGGCCTGCTCAGCGCCGCGGCGTTGAGTCTGGCGCTGTTGTTGCCCTATGGCCCGCGGCCGGTCGCCGGCCTGGCGGCGCTGGCGACCTTCGCAGTCGTGCCGCTGCTGTTCACCCTGTAA